One genomic window of Sporocytophaga myxococcoides DSM 11118 includes the following:
- a CDS encoding VOC family protein: MKISHLDHFVLTVKDLDISSDFYSEVLGMEKITFSGGRIALKFGNQKINLHLSGKEFEPKALKPLSGSADFCFISPTPIEQVVEELQEKNIPVLTGVVERTGALGRIRSVYFRDPDGNLIEVSNYLNPVIPEVIVETNQ, from the coding sequence ATGAAAATAAGCCATCTTGATCATTTCGTTTTAACAGTTAAAGATCTGGATATTTCATCTGATTTTTACAGTGAGGTGTTAGGAATGGAGAAAATTACTTTTTCCGGAGGCAGGATTGCATTGAAATTCGGGAACCAAAAAATTAATCTTCATCTTTCCGGAAAAGAGTTTGAACCTAAAGCTCTTAAGCCATTGTCTGGGTCTGCTGATTTTTGTTTTATTTCCCCAACACCGATCGAACAAGTCGTTGAAGAGTTGCAGGAAAAGAATATCCCTGTTTTAACTGGTGTTGTAGAACGCACTGGCGCTTTGGGAAGAATCAGATCCGTTTATTTCAGAGACCCGGATGGAAACCTTATAGAGGTTTCAAATTACCTGAATCCTGTTATTCCAGAAGTAATTGTTGAAACAAATCAATAA
- a CDS encoding malectin domain-containing carbohydrate-binding protein, translating to MNKRALGLVIVFLLFLSQVRGQIFDQVGENDALQCSQEFNFNKDGDGNFYKIVKLDKDSEIIDSIYLLKIRPSGDTAWKVRTTAHSTWQLAVGKDGNSYIAATEDFYLTPFFSKYNKDGILVWKKYGKAMNDYPGFISLLQLKTDSIGNLYARGSLSGGFTFGETLSIKTKTGEIEQENVFILKIDSDGNFKWGKIPQSDYKGYSVPLASYHIDKYQNVYFYAAFSTPTDLDGQKIIPIANGKGRSYFLAKYNTSGLLKWVSIAGPDFNTNEIGQICTDDSNNVFINGKFVMEENISGIFGGNVLGPFNTGGDEILSSHPFSARINQSRSPGILYRINCGGPELQASPINWQEDTQDKPCQYFYYTTANHTTGTFYQWNRENKTDAPKDVFGPQRYLIDWGTRLEYDFPITPGLYRINLYFAEKPEDPGHAIGARVFDVQIGDQTVLENFDIYATSGLNANKQSVLLYVESSMLEVKFKRKVGNPQINGIEIATLNFEGSILSSVDNPSSQISEGKAGYVYTMNESLYINTKNNDEGFVPVEICDYTGRTFYRQEVFAKNGTIEIPYQSMYAKPTCGLFLVKVNGKTYKFIGQ from the coding sequence ATGAATAAAAGGGCACTAGGGCTTGTTATTGTATTCCTGCTATTTCTTTCCCAGGTAAGAGGGCAAATCTTTGACCAGGTCGGAGAAAACGATGCATTACAATGTTCACAAGAATTTAACTTCAATAAAGATGGCGATGGCAATTTTTACAAAATTGTAAAGCTGGATAAAGATTCTGAAATTATTGACAGTATTTATCTTTTAAAAATAAGACCTAGCGGGGACACCGCCTGGAAGGTAAGAACCACTGCACATAGCACTTGGCAACTAGCTGTGGGAAAGGACGGAAATTCATATATAGCAGCCACCGAGGATTTTTATCTCACTCCATTCTTTTCAAAATACAACAAAGACGGAATTCTTGTCTGGAAGAAATATGGGAAAGCCATGAATGACTATCCCGGTTTTATTTCTTTACTCCAGCTAAAGACAGATAGTATCGGTAATCTTTATGCAAGAGGAAGCCTTTCCGGAGGATTTACATTCGGTGAAACGCTTTCTATCAAAACCAAAACAGGGGAAATAGAACAGGAAAATGTATTCATATTAAAAATTGATTCTGACGGGAATTTCAAATGGGGCAAGATTCCACAAAGTGACTATAAAGGATACTCTGTACCTCTTGCTTCTTATCATATTGACAAATATCAGAATGTCTACTTTTATGCTGCATTTAGCACCCCAACCGATTTAGATGGACAGAAAATAATTCCAATAGCCAATGGCAAAGGCAGGTCATACTTTCTTGCAAAATATAATACTTCGGGTTTATTAAAATGGGTATCGATAGCAGGACCTGATTTTAACACTAATGAAATTGGTCAAATTTGCACCGATGACTCTAACAATGTTTTCATTAATGGGAAATTTGTAATGGAAGAAAACATCTCCGGAATATTCGGAGGAAATGTACTGGGGCCATTTAATACAGGAGGTGATGAGATATTAAGCTCCCATCCTTTCAGTGCAAGAATAAACCAATCAAGAAGCCCTGGGATTCTATACAGAATTAATTGCGGAGGACCAGAACTACAGGCATCACCAATCAATTGGCAGGAGGATACCCAAGACAAACCTTGTCAATACTTCTATTATACCACTGCCAACCACACAACAGGTACGTTTTATCAATGGAATAGGGAAAACAAAACGGATGCACCGAAAGATGTATTCGGTCCTCAAAGATATTTAATTGACTGGGGTACAAGACTTGAATATGATTTCCCTATAACTCCAGGATTGTACAGGATAAACTTATATTTTGCAGAAAAGCCAGAAGACCCAGGACATGCGATAGGTGCCAGAGTCTTTGATGTTCAGATAGGAGATCAGACGGTACTTGAAAACTTTGATATATATGCTACCAGCGGACTTAATGCCAACAAGCAAAGCGTGCTTCTGTATGTAGAATCTTCTATGCTTGAGGTAAAATTCAAGCGCAAAGTTGGGAATCCTCAAATTAATGGTATTGAGATTGCTACTCTTAATTTTGAAGGTTCAATCCTATCTTCGGTTGATAATCCCTCGAGCCAGATTAGTGAAGGTAAAGCAGGATATGTTTATACCATGAATGAATCCCTTTATATTAATACCAAAAACAATGATGAAGGATTTGTACCGGTAGAAATATGCGACTATACAGGGAGGACCTTTTATAGGCAAGAAGTTTTTGCGAAGAATGGTACCATTGAAATACCATACCAGTCGATGTATGCAAAACCTACCTGTGGATTATTCCTGGTTAAAGTTAATGGAAAGACATACAAATTTATAGGGCAATAA